AGTTTGTCCGATTTTAGCGATAAACTGTCATTTTAGCCTGATTTCAACCGCCGGGAAAATCGGTATTGTGTGCGCTCGCTTGAACGTATGAGAACATAATGACTACTGCTATTCGCACCTCAGGAAAACACGGCGCGCTGTTGATTGCAGGCATCCTGATGATTGCCACTACGCTTCGCGTCACCTTTACCGGCGCAGCTCCGCTGCTCGACACTATTCGTCTTGATTATGGCTTAAGCACGGCGCAAACCGGTCTGCTGACCACCCTGCCCCTGCTGGCTTTCGCCCTTGTCTCACCCCTCGTCGCAGGCGTTGCCCGACGTATCGGCATGGAGCGCAGCCTGTTTGTCGCCCTGCTGCTGATTTGCGCCGGGATTGCACTTCGCTCTCTGCCTTCCGCCGCGCTGCTTTTCATCGGAACCGCGGTCATCGGCTGCGGAATTGCGCTCGGGAACGTGCTGTTACCCGGATTAATTAAGCGTGACTTCCCGGGCCAGGTAGCCCGACTCACCGGGGCCTATTCCCTGACAATGGGCGTCTCGGCGGCGTTTGGCTCAGCGATGATTGTTCCCCTGGCGCAGGGTAGCGCGGGCTGGCATAGCGCGCTGCTGATGCTGATGGCGTTTCCGCTGGTCGCGCTGCTGCTCTGGCTGCCGCAGTGGCGCCAGAAACACGTTGCGACGGTAACGGGCGCTGGCGCGCTGCATAACCGCGCCATCTGGCGCTCGGCCCTCGCCTGGCAGGTCACGCTCTTTTTGGGGATTAACTCGCTGATTTACTACGTCATCATCGGCTGGCTGCCGGCGATATTGCTCAGCCACGGCTACAGCGAAGCGCAGGCCGGCTCGGTGCACGGACTGTTGCAGCTGGCCACGGCCGTGCCGGGGCTTGCCGTTCCGCTGATCCTCCACCGTCTGAAAGACCAGCGGGGGATCGCCGGCGCGGTGGCGCTGATGTGCGCGGTAAGCGCGGCGGGGCTATGGTTTATGCCTGACATGGCGGTGATGTGGACGCTGGTGTTTGGCTTTGGCTCTGGAGCAACGATGATCCTCGGCCTGACGTTCATCGGTCTGCGCGCCAGCTCCGCGCACCAGGCTGCGGCGCTGTCCGGCATGGCGCAGTCGATTGGCTATCTGCTCGCCGCCTGCGGCCCTCCGCTGATGGGGAAAATTCACGATAGCGCGGGAAATTGGCAAATCCCGCTTCTGGGCTGCGCTCTGGCCGCCGTGATAATGGCACTCTGCGGCGTGCTTGCCGGGCGAGACCGGGAGATCGCGCCCCGTTAAAGACTGTGGCAGACCATCGGGTCTGCCTTTTCCTACCCGCGAGCCGCGCGCAGCATCGCCTGCACCAGCACGACCGGACGGCCTTCCAGCGCGGCACGCTCATGCTGGAATAAGGTGATCACGAAGAACGGGTGCGTAACCAGTTCTGCGGCGCGAATTTCCCCCTGTTCGTCCCAGCCCGTAACGTGCATGTCACCGCTTTCCAGCGCCTGTGCAAACGCCGGCGACACGCCATAGTTACAGTGATAGCCCTCTTCAATTTCCGGCTTGCCGTACGCTTTCGCGATCAGCGTATTTTTGCGCAGCTCAATGGCATCGGTTTTTTCCACCAGCGAGCAGGTCAGCGGCGCAATCACCATGGTGCCTTCGGTATCCGTCTCGGCATGTGCCGCATCGGCCCAGCCCAACACATTGCGGGCATACTCAATCAGCGCGTGCTGGAATCCGCCGCAGGTGCCCAGGAACGGTACGCCGTTTTCACGCGCGTAGCGCGCGGCGATAAAGGCGGCCTCGGTGTTTTTATAGGGGCTGGCAGGCACCAGCCAGATGGCATCGTAGCCCACCAGATCTTCAGGGCTTGTCAGCTCCGTGGTGGCAAGCCAGTCGTAATCGGCGGTGAGGTCAAGGACTGCGGCGGCGTCGTCAATCGCCAGCGGGATCGCCTGATGCGCAATAACACTGGGATTGTAATCGCCAACCAGCGCAATGCGCAGCGTCGTTTTAACCGGGAGGTGTTCCATGAAAGGTTCCTTATGCCAGAGTATTATCAGATAACATAAGGAACCTCAGACTACCGATCTTCTGCAATTATCACAATACCTTAAATTGGGAGGGTGGAATTATGATTCAATGCAAACGCGTATACGAGCAGGCTGGTCCGGACGACGGCTATCGGGTACTGGTGGACAAACTGTGGCCGCGCGGGGTTAAAAAGACGGACCTCGCGTATGATGAATGGTGTAAAACGCTCACGCCCTCGAATGAATTACGCAAGGCCTTTCATAGCGAAACCATTGATTTCGCCGCCTTCAGTAAAGCCTATAGGGAAGAGCTGGCGCAGCATGCTGACGAGGGAATGCGTCTGGCGACGCTGGCGAACAGGCAGACCGTCACCCTGCTCTACGCTGCCAAAGACACGAAGCAAAATCACGCCCTGGTATTAGCCGACTGGCTGCGCCATCTCTGATCAGCCGATCGCCAGCTCATTGAGGATTTGCGGCGCTTCATCGGGAGTGAGCGGCATCAGATGTTCGGCTCGGACAAAGGCAAAGCCGTGCTGATTGTCAAAGGCGTAAACATCGCCAGTCACCAGCCAAAGCGCGCGATCGGCGGTAGCGGGTAATTGCGTCATCACGCCGTTGACCGGGTTAACGAAACGCAGGCCAGGCTGACACAGGCCAAACAGCTCAACAGATTTACCAATATTTCGACGGCCTGACGCCGTGCGGGCACCGATGATCATCGCCATGCTGCCCGGTTTAAGCTGAAACATACTTCTCTCACGGTAACGATAGCCAGGGACTGACTAAGAATAATCCTAAAGAGAAGTGTATCGCAGGCAATATACGTCTGTCACCTGGTGGGTTGCGGACGATCGCGACGGTAGAGCGTCCATTCATCAATCACTTCGCCCCCCGGTAGTTTGCACTCCGTGCGTACGCCCTGCGGGCTTTGAACCGGGATCTGTTCCCCGCCTTTCTCCAGGCAGTACACGGAGGCCGGGTTCGCCATACCGATAGCGTGCGGTGGTTTCGGGGCATCGGGTGGGGTTGTTTTCGCGGTGCAGGCAGCCAGGGGAAGCGCCAGCGCCAGAAGCAGAAATCTCATCTCATTGATCCTTGTGACATCATGACAGTCTAAGGTTAACGGGTCATCGCCCCTTTCTCCATGATTTCTCCATTTTAACTGCACTTTTCAACACTATAGTGTGGCATGTTCTCGATATGACCAGAGAACATCATTCCGTAATCAAGATGTCTTTGCCCCGGTCTCAACAACGGGGCTTTTTTCTCTGCTGCTGCCCTCTCCCTGCATATATTAAATTTTTTATATTCATGTTTTACTATGCCTGAAGTCTAAAAATTCAGCATAACATGCAGATGCAGACGTCTTCTGCCTGGGAGTCATTCTACGTCATGTCGGATATTATCCTTGCCCGTGTTTCAGAAACCCTCGCCACTGAACAATCTCTTGAAGGTCTCGTTCGCCAGCTGCTGGAGATGCTGGAGATTGTGACTGACATGGAGTCGACTTACCTCACCAAGGTAGATATCGAAGCCCGACTGCAGCATATCCTCTACGCCCGCAACAGCAAGCAGATGACAATTCCTGAGGGGCTGAGCGTCCCATGGGAGGAAACACTGTGCAAGCGCGCGCTGGATAGCGACACCGTATTCAGCAACGACGTTCCCGAACGCTGGCCGGAGTGCGAGGCGGCGAAAGCGCTCGGCATTACGACCTACATGAGTATTCCTGTCCATCTTGCGGATGGTTCATTCTACGGAACGCTTTGTGCCACCAGCACGGCCAGAAAGCCGCTTAGCGAGCGCGGTGAACAGGTCCTGAAGTTATTCGCCGGTCTGATTGCCCAGTCCATTCAGAAAGAGTCGCTGGTAAACCAGCTTCGCGAAGCCAACGCAGCCCTCATCGCGTACTCTTACACGGATGCCCTTACCGGTTTACCCAACCGTCGCGCCATTTTTGAAGATTTGACCACGCTGTTTTCCCTGGCGCGTCACCTTAAACGTAACACCGTCATCGCGTTCATCGATCTGGATGATTTCAAGCTGATTAACGATCGCTACGGCCACGAGGCTGGCGACCAGTTCCTGATTGAAGTGGGCAAGCGTCTGACGGAAGAAAAACAGCAGGACGATATCATTGGCCGGCTGGGCGGCGATGAGTTTCTGGTGGCGTCGTTGAGCACATCCCACAGCGAAGGAGATAACGCGCAGGTCACGCTGCTCAAAACGCGTCTCAGCGCCTGTATTGCCGGGGAATACTGGCTGGGTAACGTCAACCTCATTTACCCCGGAGCCAGCGTCGGCGTTATCGAAGTGGACCCTCAGATAACCGATCCGGACAGCGCATTACGCGACGCAGATGTCGCGATGTATCAGGATAAGAAAGGAAAAAGCAAAACACGCTTTCTCACTATCGATTAACCCCGTACACTCTACGGCGTTACAAAAACCGAAACAGGTGATGATATGAGAATAGGGATCCTCTTCCCGGTCGTTATTTTTATAACGGCGGTGATTTTTTTAGCATGGTTTTTTGTCGGTGGTTACGCGGCGCCTGGGGCATAAATGAGAAAAACGACCCTCGTTATGCTGATCGTTGCCATCGCGGCATTTGCCGGCACGCAGCTTGGCTGGTGGTAAACGCCACTACGTAAAAAGGCCGCCATCTGGCAGCCTTTTTTAACGCTTGTAAGCCTTAGCTTTTGATTTTTCTGTAGATAAACAGAACAACCAGCGCACCAATCACCGCGACAGCGAAACTGCCGAAGTTAAAGCCATCGACTTTGCCAAAACCGAACAGCGTACTGATCCAGCCGCCGACTACCGCGCCGATAATACCCAGTATTACGGTGACGATAAACCCACCGCCATCTTTGCCCGGCATGATCCACTTCGCCAGAATACCCGCAATAAGCCCAAAGATAATCCAGGATAAAATTCCCATAACTTTCCTCTCTGTATGGTTTTTGTCATTAAATCAACGACACAAAAAAGAATAGCA
This region of Enterobacter asburiae genomic DNA includes:
- a CDS encoding CynX/NimT family MFS transporter, translated to MTTAIRTSGKHGALLIAGILMIATTLRVTFTGAAPLLDTIRLDYGLSTAQTGLLTTLPLLAFALVSPLVAGVARRIGMERSLFVALLLICAGIALRSLPSAALLFIGTAVIGCGIALGNVLLPGLIKRDFPGQVARLTGAYSLTMGVSAAFGSAMIVPLAQGSAGWHSALLMLMAFPLVALLLWLPQWRQKHVATVTGAGALHNRAIWRSALAWQVTLFLGINSLIYYVIIGWLPAILLSHGYSEAQAGSVHGLLQLATAVPGLAVPLILHRLKDQRGIAGAVALMCAVSAAGLWFMPDMAVMWTLVFGFGSGATMILGLTFIGLRASSAHQAAALSGMAQSIGYLLAACGPPLMGKIHDSAGNWQIPLLGCALAAVIMALCGVLAGRDREIAPR
- a CDS encoding CTP synthase, whose product is MEHLPVKTTLRIALVGDYNPSVIAHQAIPLAIDDAAAVLDLTADYDWLATTELTSPEDLVGYDAIWLVPASPYKNTEAAFIAARYARENGVPFLGTCGGFQHALIEYARNVLGWADAAHAETDTEGTMVIAPLTCSLVEKTDAIELRKNTLIAKAYGKPEIEEGYHCNYGVSPAFAQALESGDMHVTGWDEQGEIRAAELVTHPFFVITLFQHERAALEGRPVVLVQAMLRAARG
- a CDS encoding DUF488 domain-containing protein codes for the protein MIQCKRVYEQAGPDDGYRVLVDKLWPRGVKKTDLAYDEWCKTLTPSNELRKAFHSETIDFAAFSKAYREELAQHADEGMRLATLANRQTVTLLYAAKDTKQNHALVLADWLRHL
- a CDS encoding DUF333 domain-containing protein, translating into MRFLLLALALPLAACTAKTTPPDAPKPPHAIGMANPASVYCLEKGGEQIPVQSPQGVRTECKLPGGEVIDEWTLYRRDRPQPTR
- a CDS encoding sensor domain-containing diguanylate cyclase codes for the protein MSDIILARVSETLATEQSLEGLVRQLLEMLEIVTDMESTYLTKVDIEARLQHILYARNSKQMTIPEGLSVPWEETLCKRALDSDTVFSNDVPERWPECEAAKALGITTYMSIPVHLADGSFYGTLCATSTARKPLSERGEQVLKLFAGLIAQSIQKESLVNQLREANAALIAYSYTDALTGLPNRRAIFEDLTTLFSLARHLKRNTVIAFIDLDDFKLINDRYGHEAGDQFLIEVGKRLTEEKQQDDIIGRLGGDEFLVASLSTSHSEGDNAQVTLLKTRLSACIAGEYWLGNVNLIYPGASVGVIEVDPQITDPDSALRDADVAMYQDKKGKSKTRFLTID
- a CDS encoding YoaK family small membrane protein; translation: MRIGILFPVVIFITAVIFLAWFFVGGYAAPGA
- a CDS encoding GlsB/YeaQ/YmgE family stress response membrane protein produces the protein MGILSWIIFGLIAGILAKWIMPGKDGGGFIVTVILGIIGAVVGGWISTLFGFGKVDGFNFGSFAVAVIGALVVLFIYRKIKS